A portion of the Sabethes cyaneus chromosome 3, idSabCyanKW18_F2, whole genome shotgun sequence genome contains these proteins:
- the LOC128740275 gene encoding very long-chain specific acyl-CoA dehydrogenase, mitochondrial-like yields MLRQSTQVIIRYGNSLRVTPSIRFLSAVAQPVQQPEADIQNTSFVTNIFRGNVVPTHVFPYPEPAEEQKEMIHDLMNPIYRFLRFEHNPAVAEENGRADQETLDAMWKMGIFGMTAPEEYGGLGANSTTYVTFADAIGAIDLGLGAYIGAHQCIGWKGILLHGTEQQKHKYLPRATNGKTLAAFALTEPGAGSDISSVKTRAVKSSCGMYYTLNGSKLWISGGNEAGIFTVIAQTEVLHPETGEKQDALTAFIVERAFEGVSTGEPEKKMGIAASGTAAIYFDDVRVPIENVLGGEGNGFKVAVTTLNNGRFAIGGSMSGMMRTCIQKAAQHANKRIQFGRKIKEFGNVQEKLARMAMLQYVSQSMTYVIVGNIDAGVCDNQLEMAISKIFSTEAAFFVCDEAIQILGGNGYMKEMRLEKFLRDVRVFRIFEGANDVMRMFITLKGIKFAGEQLKELQQAVENPTANLSLILKAGSRRVARSLGIQNGIDLSEYVVNPLQESARKFSESVNIFAKSVESNLILHGKGIVQQQFTLKRLADCIIDIYAMACVLSRASRAIERKLPTAEHEFLMAVAWCTEANERVCFNIKQISKGHFLEHCNILTQIAKNVCDGEGVVQPLPLELLRDNPIVGTT; encoded by the exons ATGTTACGCCAGAGCACGCAAGTGATCATTCGGTATGGAAACAGTCTTAGGGTTACACCATCCATCAG ATTCCTATCAGCCGTTGCCCAACCAGTACAACAACCAGAGGCGGACATACAGAATACCTCATTCGTAACCAATATTTTTCGTGGAAATGTGGTCCCAACGCACGTCTTTCCCTACCCTGAGCCAGCAGAAGAACAAAAAGAAATGATACATGATCTGATGAACCCCATATACCGATTTCTCCGCTTTGAGCATAATCCAGCCGTGGCGGAAGAAAATGGACGCGCGGATCAAGAAACTCTTGATGCAATGTGGAAAATGGGGATCTTTGGAATGACGGCTCCCGAAGAGTACGGAGGATTAGGAGCGAACAGTACGACGTATGTCACTTTTGCGGATGCCATCGGGGCGATAGATCTTGGACTCGGGGCATATATTGGAGCTCATCAGTGCATCGGTTGGAAGGGTATTCTTCTGCATGGTACGGAGCAGCAAAAACACAAATATCTTCCAAGAGCTACCAATGGAAAGACACTAGCGGCATTCGCGTTAACTGAGCCGGGTGCAGGATCGGATATAAGTTCAGTGAAAACTAGAGCAGTTAAGAGTTCCTGTGGTATGTATTATACGTTGAACGGTTCAAAGCTTTGGATTTCTGGTGGAAATGAGGCTGGAATTTTCACAGTTATTGCTCAAACGGAAGTGCTGCACCCTGAAACAGGCGAAAAACAAGATGCACTAACCGCGTTCATAGTGGAGCGAGCGTTCGAAGGAGTGTCCACAGGAGAACCAGAGAAAAAGATGGGAATTGCTGCATCAGGTACTGCTGCAATTTACTTCGATGATGTTCGAGTTCCGATTGAGAATGTTCTCGGTGGTGAAGGGAATGGATTCAAGGTAGCGGTCACAACACTCAACAATGGTCGATTTGCTATTGGAGGATCGATGTCTGGAATGATGAGAACTTGCATCCAAAAGGCAGCGCAACATGCCAACAAGAGGATACAATTTGGACGAAAGATAAAGGAATTTGGAAACGTTCAAGAGAAGCTGGCACGCATGGCCATGCTCCAATACGTATCCCAATCAATGACCTATGTAATTGTTGGAAACATCGATGCCGGTGTATGTGATAACCAACTGGAGATGGCTATATCGAAGATATTTTCTACGGAGGCTGCTTTTTTCGTGTGCGATGAAGCTATTCAGATTCTCGGTGGAAACGGTTACATGAAAGAGATGAGGCTAGAGAAGTTCCTCCGAGATGTTAGAGTGTTTCGAATTTTCGAAGGTGCAAATGATGTTATGCGAATGTTTATCACTCTGAAGGGTATTAAATTTGCGGGGGAACAATTAAAGGAACTTCAACAAGCGGTCGAAAACCCAACAGCTAATCTGAGTTTGATTTTAAAAGCAGGTTCACGACGAGTTGCGCGCAGTCTCGGCATTCAGAATGGAATCGACTTGAGTGAATACGTCGTTAATCCTTTACAGGAATCGGCCAGAAAGTTTTCGGAAAGCGTAAACATCTTTGCGAAGTCGGTTGAATCCAACTTAATTCTTCACGGTAAAGGTATTGTGCAGCAGCAGTTTACGCTGAAACGGTTGGCTGACTGTATCATTGATATCTATGCCATGGCCTGTGTGCTTTCGCGAGCAAGCAGGGCAATTGAACGAAAGCTTCCAACTGCCGAACATGAATTTCTAATGGCTGTTGCGTGGTGCACTGAG GCTAA